In candidate division WOR-3 bacterium, one DNA window encodes the following:
- a CDS encoding right-handed parallel beta-helix repeat-containing protein: MVRRVWLLAAGLLLAGCPQPDITPPRVRIVFPQEGDTLAGADTILVVANDNQQIRLVQLTVDDSLVTADSLGRDTLFEFVFDGGSYPAGTVHTLLAIAYDRAGNCDSSPPVEFLSFPLPGSYHSGTITRDELWRADASPHYVLGTLRVEAQLTIEAGAEIRLGPGATITVGSFAPAGLRAEGTTSRPVRFTASDSLNCWNRIEFNPHAEAGSCILNNCIFEFGGSNGALLAVNSSRISIENSVFRRSAGNGLVVSGTGFSSFRNNTVTGCDGAPLVLSPQAAGTLGTGNRFTGNRLDRITITPGAIERTLNLPNPDVPYLVTGTITIAGDSAPVVFISPGCSLLFTDSARLRIGVGRAGGLVADGSSGEIVFAGIDRNFWGGIEFWNWSIAGQCQFKDCRIENAGRNGVAALICYAPITLLGTELLASASAGIYLIGTGFEQFENNTISSCASFPVHIEAQFVSTMGAGNRLNGNGRNYIEVVGGVITQDAVWQNHQTPYRLTGSVDVGSPFAPALFLNPGVELQFTRNCGLRIGELGPGRLIAIGIPDSIRLTGDTATPGSWRALEFAPLTGSGTTIDHCQLFFGGGGGATAEVVVRTSSPTIRNNEIAWSGKYCIALFNSPLDPDLLRQQNWLHDWAEGYDDIYDEGP, from the coding sequence ATGGTAAGGCGGGTCTGGCTCCTTGCTGCCGGACTGCTGCTTGCCGGCTGCCCGCAACCGGATATAACCCCGCCCCGGGTCCGGATTGTCTTTCCGCAGGAAGGCGACACGCTCGCCGGTGCTGATACCATTCTGGTCGTGGCAAACGACAACCAGCAGATCCGGCTGGTACAGCTGACCGTTGACGACTCGCTGGTCACTGCCGATTCACTGGGCAGAGACACCCTGTTTGAATTTGTGTTTGACGGCGGCAGTTATCCGGCAGGAACAGTGCACACGCTGCTGGCAATCGCCTACGACCGTGCCGGCAACTGCGACAGCTCTCCGCCGGTCGAGTTCCTCAGCTTCCCCCTGCCCGGCAGCTATCATTCCGGAACGATCACCCGAGATGAGCTGTGGCGGGCTGATGCCAGTCCCCATTATGTGCTGGGAACCTTGCGGGTTGAGGCACAGCTGACGATTGAGGCCGGCGCCGAAATCCGGCTCGGTCCTGGCGCCACGATTACGGTCGGCTCTTTCGCCCCGGCCGGACTGCGGGCAGAAGGCACCACTTCCCGGCCGGTCCGGTTCACCGCCAGCGACAGTCTGAATTGCTGGAACCGGATTGAGTTCAACCCTCATGCCGAAGCGGGCAGCTGTATTCTGAACAACTGCATATTTGAGTTTGGCGGCAGTAATGGCGCATTACTGGCAGTCAACAGCAGCCGGATCAGCATTGAAAACAGTGTCTTCCGCCGCAGTGCCGGCAACGGGCTCGTCGTTTCCGGAACCGGGTTCAGCAGCTTCCGGAATAATACGGTGACCGGCTGTGATGGCGCACCGCTGGTGCTCAGCCCGCAGGCAGCAGGCACGCTCGGCACCGGCAACCGTTTTACCGGTAACCGGCTGGACCGGATAACCATCACACCGGGCGCAATCGAACGCACCCTTAACCTGCCCAATCCGGATGTCCCGTATCTTGTTACCGGCACCATCACCATCGCCGGCGACTCGGCACCGGTGGTTTTCATCAGCCCGGGCTGCTCTCTGCTTTTCACCGATTCTGCCCGGCTTCGGATCGGCGTCGGCAGAGCTGGCGGTCTGGTGGCAGACGGCAGCAGCGGTGAAATCGTCTTTGCCGGAATTGACCGCAATTTCTGGGGAGGAATTGAGTTCTGGAACTGGAGCATAGCCGGGCAGTGCCAGTTCAAGGACTGCCGGATTGAAAATGCGGGTAGAAATGGTGTTGCCGCGCTGATCTGCTACGCACCGATCACCCTCCTCGGAACCGAACTGCTGGCGAGCGCCAGCGCCGGAATCTACCTTATCGGCACCGGATTTGAGCAGTTTGAGAACAATACCATCAGCAGCTGTGCCTCATTTCCAGTTCATATTGAAGCCCAGTTTGTCAGCACCATGGGTGCGGGCAACCGGCTGAACGGGAATGGCAGAAATTATATTGAGGTTGTCGGAGGTGTCATTACTCAGGATGCGGTCTGGCAGAATCACCAGACGCCATACCGGCTGACCGGCAGCGTTGATGTCGGCTCTCCGTTCGCACCGGCGCTGTTTCTCAATCCCGGCGTGGAACTGCAGTTTACCCGCAACTGCGGACTGCGGATTGGGGAACTGGGTCCGGGCAGGCTGATTGCCATCGGAATTCCGGATTCAATCCGGTTAACCGGTGATACAGCTACTCCCGGCTCCTGGCGGGCACTGGAGTTTGCTCCTCTGACCGGCTCAGGAACCACTATTGACCACTGTCAGCTGTTTTTCGGCGGGGGCGGCGGTGCAACTGCCGAAGTGGTGGTGCGGACCTCAAGTCCGACGATCAGAAATAACGAGATCGCCTGGTCCGGAAAATACTGCATTGCCCTGTTCAACAGTCCCCTTGACCCGGACCTGCTGCGCCAGCAGAACTGGCTTCATGACTGGGCAGAGGGCTACGACGATATCTATGATGAGGGACCCTGA
- a CDS encoding PDZ domain-containing protein, which translates to MRIRTAVWRRYAGAGLGLISLAFSACKTAPPGKPLGATYAELGKAEIWKIPARSEAQTVGLKAGDVIIGYNDEPVQDVNEYFHLEREAVTAGSGEKVRLTVLRDDQELSFEARRTPLGFLPKSRMYGASMAKALDDIIQHYGQPGMYDWLAALSGESFAVMLEENNPYSWGTDGLAENYLNTVEQFTGLSLRLRYSRESEEVDSAAPDPGLLVVRKLLAQNRDLVVLGKWGDQPALLWGIPVRINPADSTVLGWTLDYGTEQVLTGEIVSVYEASFRGPVTPEPADMLSSVLEQALELGLRSSDRGWHSGLEAYDIVLKQLEQFPVVPEGIDAGNDCFYRLVWRLIAKKESANRFLSEMKQVLPEQADLIEEVLGRNRAIIGKLEGVMAANLRLDSPANQQKAARVIAEIQEIENDLLGLYEELIGEL; encoded by the coding sequence ATGAGAATCAGGACAGCGGTCTGGCGCCGGTATGCCGGAGCCGGGCTGGGTTTGATCAGCCTGGCATTTTCAGCTTGCAAAACAGCACCACCCGGCAAGCCGTTAGGTGCGACCTATGCGGAGCTGGGTAAGGCTGAGATCTGGAAAATACCGGCTAGAAGTGAAGCCCAGACGGTCGGGCTGAAGGCAGGGGATGTGATCATTGGCTACAATGATGAGCCGGTTCAGGATGTCAATGAGTATTTTCATCTGGAAAGGGAGGCGGTGACCGCGGGTTCTGGTGAAAAGGTCCGGCTGACCGTGCTCCGGGATGACCAGGAGCTCAGCTTTGAAGCCCGGCGGACACCGCTCGGTTTTCTGCCGAAGTCAAGAATGTATGGTGCCAGTATGGCAAAGGCGCTGGATGATATTATCCAGCACTATGGCCAGCCCGGGATGTATGACTGGCTGGCAGCGCTTTCCGGGGAGTCGTTTGCCGTGATGCTGGAGGAGAATAACCCTTATTCCTGGGGAACGGACGGTCTGGCAGAAAATTATCTTAACACCGTTGAACAGTTTACCGGTCTTTCACTCCGGCTCCGTTACAGCCGGGAAAGTGAGGAGGTAGATTCTGCTGCTCCGGATCCGGGATTACTGGTGGTCCGGAAACTGCTGGCTCAGAACCGGGATCTGGTTGTTTTGGGAAAATGGGGGGATCAGCCAGCACTCCTCTGGGGCATTCCGGTCCGGATTAATCCGGCGGACTCAACAGTTCTGGGCTGGACTCTGGACTATGGCACCGAGCAGGTACTGACCGGCGAGATTGTCTCGGTTTATGAGGCCAGTTTCCGGGGTCCGGTAACGCCGGAGCCGGCAGATATGCTTTCCAGTGTGCTTGAGCAGGCGCTGGAGCTCGGACTGCGCTCCAGTGACCGCGGGTGGCATTCCGGGCTGGAAGCGTATGATATTGTGCTGAAACAGCTGGAGCAGTTTCCTGTTGTGCCGGAGGGAATTGATGCCGGTAATGACTGCTTTTACCGTCTGGTCTGGCGTCTGATTGCAAAAAAGGAAAGCGCCAACCGTTTTCTCAGCGAGATGAAGCAGGTTCTGCCCGAACAGGCGGATCTGATTGAGGAGGTTCTGGGAAGAAACCGGGCGATCATCGGTAAACTGGAAGGGGTGATGGCAGCAAACCTCCGGCTGGATTCGCCGGCAAATCAGCAGAAGGCGGCCCGGGTCATTGCTGAAATTCAGGAGATTGAAAACGACCTGCTCGGGCTTTATGAGGAGCTGATTGGCGAACTCTGA
- a CDS encoding class I SAM-dependent methyltransferase: MPKTYSEIENWILAEVNPVLSNSVDQTYERLVRIRERMPVIDVPQDLNREEDFREEAVVRELALYFQGCERVLDVGCGDGWPVLRLATHLPQVTGIDASTRRIAVATENARRMGLKNVTLKQMSATELGFEDNTFDGVVAVNVVEQTPEPYQVLREIYRVLKPGGRLKIYFEAGNNTEKGTTERVFLTETDISLGYHYVLRHHRPPWERNYLIEFTPTPEMKEEFRRLQELIDRLGPVPAQVPELGLEFLTRNRSGIKGGTWYEIEHFTSETMRDTVEEVGFTDVRIVYSAGTLARRFQPQIAEQGLSPVQLQAVCQGLAVVSAEINAPSAADEPVVAVKPERG; this comes from the coding sequence ATGCCAAAAACATACAGTGAGATTGAAAACTGGATTCTGGCCGAGGTGAATCCGGTTCTTTCCAACAGTGTTGACCAGACCTATGAACGGCTGGTGCGGATCCGGGAACGGATGCCGGTAATTGATGTGCCTCAGGATCTGAACCGGGAGGAGGATTTCCGCGAGGAGGCGGTCGTCCGGGAGCTGGCGCTCTATTTTCAGGGGTGTGAGCGGGTGCTGGATGTCGGGTGCGGTGATGGCTGGCCCGTGCTGCGGCTGGCAACTCACCTGCCTCAGGTCACCGGTATAGATGCTTCCACGCGCCGGATCGCAGTCGCCACCGAAAATGCCCGGCGTATGGGACTGAAGAATGTTACCCTGAAGCAGATGTCAGCTACCGAGCTTGGTTTCGAAGACAATACCTTTGACGGGGTGGTTGCGGTAAATGTCGTGGAGCAGACACCGGAACCCTATCAGGTGCTGCGTGAGATTTACCGGGTGCTCAAGCCTGGCGGCAGACTCAAAATTTACTTCGAGGCTGGTAACAATACTGAGAAAGGGACAACGGAACGGGTTTTTCTTACCGAAACCGATATCTCGCTCGGCTATCATTATGTCCTGCGGCATCACCGTCCTCCCTGGGAGCGGAACTATCTGATTGAGTTTACGCCGACCCCGGAAATGAAGGAGGAGTTCCGGCGTCTGCAGGAGCTGATTGACCGGCTCGGTCCGGTGCCGGCGCAGGTCCCTGAGCTCGGCCTGGAATTTCTGACGCGCAACCGGAGCGGAATCAAGGGCGGGACCTGGTACGAGATTGAGCATTTTACGAGCGAGACGATGCGCGACACAGTAGAGGAGGTCGGTTTTACCGATGTCCGGATTGTCTATTCTGCCGGCACACTTGCGCGGCGCTTCCAGCCGCAGATTGCCGAACAGGGGCTGTCGCCGGTTCAGCTGCAGGCGGTCTGTCAGGGGCTGGCGGTAGTGAGTGCCGAAATCAACGCTCCGTCAGCCGCTGATGAACCGGTGGTGGCGGTAAAACCCGAAAGGGGGTAG
- a CDS encoding DUF4249 family protein: MNRTITVLLAALIAGFVACELTPEQPFTPQLVVHARLQSGNGVVRVLVNRSYRLEESYNPEFTGAQVRIFSREDTMNFEYVAGDSYQTRGPVPVAEQDTWFLEVAKPGFDTVRGRTIVPAGFEIVFPRAGDTVTVRDSMVWSRSRGSKGYYLSFRQIAAQDTFYIDALIPNDSFDVSYDSLFVRIPDMLFLMLVAPPPDSPPALCTLRVWALDTNYYDWVSGAAGMNPLKPGRLSGGLGVYGSAVERLVPVWVLPDTGASLRTGR; encoded by the coding sequence ATGAACCGGACCATAACTGTTCTCCTGGCCGCGCTGATTGCCGGGTTTGTCGCCTGTGAGCTGACACCGGAGCAGCCGTTTACACCGCAACTGGTTGTGCATGCCCGGCTGCAGAGCGGTAATGGTGTTGTCCGGGTCCTTGTCAATCGCTCCTACCGGCTGGAGGAGAGTTACAACCCTGAATTCACCGGTGCGCAGGTGCGGATATTCAGTCGTGAGGATACGATGAATTTTGAATATGTTGCCGGCGACTCCTATCAGACGCGGGGTCCGGTGCCGGTCGCAGAGCAGGACACCTGGTTCCTTGAGGTGGCAAAACCCGGATTTGACACGGTGCGGGGCAGGACGATCGTGCCGGCCGGGTTTGAAATTGTTTTTCCCCGGGCGGGTGATACGGTTACGGTCCGGGACTCGATGGTCTGGAGCCGGAGCCGGGGCAGTAAGGGGTATTATCTCTCCTTCCGGCAGATTGCGGCGCAGGATACATTCTATATTGATGCCCTGATTCCCAATGACTCCTTTGATGTCAGTTATGATTCACTTTTTGTTCGAATTCCGGATATGCTGTTTCTGATGCTGGTTGCACCGCCACCTGATTCCCCGCCGGCATTGTGCACCCTGCGGGTCTGGGCGCTGGACACCAATTACTACGACTGGGTGTCCGGGGCAGCCGGAATGAATCCGCTTAAACCCGGCCGGTTGAGTGGCGGTCTCGGGGTTTACGGGTCGGCGGTTGAACGGCTGGTACCGGTCTGGGTTCTGCCGGATACCGGTGCGTCCTTGCGGACCGGACGCTGA
- a CDS encoding TonB-dependent receptor produces MLLTVLLLALETVHPGAVNGVVRDAKTGEPLAYANVELQGTGLGTVTNASGYYYLGGVDPGSYQLIISYIGFQTLRQPVSVREGQVSTVNAELIPEPVKLGEVKVTAARARFEREAVVSTQRLDTRQLVLLPKLGGEVDIIRSVQLLPGVITVSDFSNKLYIRGGSPDQNLILLDGITVYNPSHLFGVFSPFVPEAVSDVQLLAGGFPAKYGSRLSSVLDVTTREGNSRSYSGEGSVSMIAAKGIVEGPIPQGSFLFAGRRTYLPDLLLKAFGVPGLNYYFYDLMGKVNYHLNPDHRLSLAGLGAEDVLSFWDPAQPDAFKSRLTWGNRGVALRLTSIWTPVIYGDLLAAWSSFFSDFSVKFQDAGDVKMKGDLTTYQLKADFTGYLHDRHTLGFGADLQKNSVGLKVQFDTIRFAPRDTLVPLAVYLEDQWELISKRLMVRPGLRFAWYSKGKRFEPEPRLGTKLFLGKNTAWNTALGRYTQPLVTLNSTEAIFSIYDVWVPVRANRKLPAAWHYITGVEHWLRDDLTLQVEAYYKDYRHLLEARYGEVFTPPDSLLDARGYSLGAELLVKKTAGRVNGWLAYSWMWTRREADGETYYPHYDRRHSLNLVLNFPAVLLGYDLSLRWTLGTGLPYAGIAGFYYRTIERPGGPAERQLELIYSDRDAFRYPAYHRLDLSLSRTGRLGRFEASVFLDIINLYNARNVLLYYWDTAADGRPVRHQVSMLPTLPTLGIRMKF; encoded by the coding sequence TTGCTGCTGACGGTTCTTCTCCTGGCACTGGAAACAGTGCACCCCGGCGCGGTCAATGGTGTGGTCCGGGATGCCAAGACGGGCGAACCGCTTGCCTATGCCAATGTGGAGCTGCAGGGGACCGGGCTGGGTACGGTAACCAATGCAAGTGGATATTACTATCTGGGTGGAGTCGATCCTGGTTCTTATCAGCTGATAATTTCCTATATCGGGTTTCAGACGCTGCGCCAGCCGGTTTCGGTCCGGGAGGGACAGGTGAGCACGGTGAATGCGGAGCTGATACCGGAGCCGGTAAAACTGGGTGAGGTCAAGGTAACTGCCGCCCGGGCACGGTTTGAGCGGGAGGCGGTGGTTTCAACTCAGCGACTGGACACCCGGCAGCTGGTCCTCCTGCCGAAGCTGGGCGGGGAAGTGGATATCATCCGGAGTGTTCAACTCCTGCCGGGTGTGATCACCGTCTCCGATTTTTCGAACAAACTCTACATCCGCGGCGGGTCACCAGATCAGAATCTGATTCTGCTGGACGGAATTACCGTCTACAATCCGTCCCACCTTTTTGGGGTTTTTTCGCCGTTTGTGCCGGAGGCGGTGAGTGATGTGCAACTGCTGGCGGGCGGATTTCCGGCGAAATACGGCTCCCGGTTAAGTTCGGTGCTTGATGTAACCACCCGGGAAGGAAACTCCCGTTCCTACAGTGGTGAGGGGTCGGTTTCAATGATTGCGGCAAAAGGGATAGTTGAAGGTCCGATCCCTCAGGGCTCATTTCTTTTTGCCGGCAGGCGGACCTATCTGCCGGATCTGCTCCTCAAGGCTTTTGGTGTGCCCGGACTGAATTATTATTTTTATGATCTGATGGGGAAGGTTAATTATCATCTGAATCCGGATCACCGGCTGAGCCTTGCCGGGCTGGGTGCCGAGGATGTGCTTTCCTTCTGGGATCCGGCTCAGCCCGATGCGTTCAAGTCCCGGCTCACCTGGGGCAACCGTGGTGTGGCGCTGAGGCTGACCAGCATCTGGACGCCGGTGATTTACGGTGATTTGCTGGCTGCCTGGAGCAGTTTCTTTTCGGATTTCTCGGTCAAGTTTCAGGATGCGGGTGATGTGAAAATGAAGGGTGATCTTACAACCTACCAGTTGAAAGCCGACTTCACCGGTTACCTCCATGACCGGCATACCCTGGGTTTTGGTGCTGATCTGCAGAAGAACAGTGTCGGGCTCAAGGTGCAGTTTGATACGATCCGTTTCGCTCCCCGGGATACGCTGGTGCCTCTGGCAGTTTATCTTGAAGATCAGTGGGAGCTGATTTCCAAACGGCTGATGGTCCGGCCCGGACTGCGGTTTGCCTGGTATTCCAAGGGTAAACGGTTTGAGCCCGAACCCCGCCTGGGGACAAAACTGTTTCTGGGTAAAAATACCGCCTGGAATACGGCGCTGGGCAGATACACCCAGCCGCTGGTGACGCTCAATTCCACTGAGGCGATTTTTTCCATCTATGATGTCTGGGTGCCGGTGCGGGCGAACCGCAAGCTCCCTGCTGCCTGGCATTACATCACCGGGGTCGAACACTGGCTCAGGGATGATCTGACACTGCAGGTTGAGGCGTATTACAAGGATTACCGGCATCTGCTGGAGGCACGCTACGGTGAGGTGTTCACCCCGCCGGACTCACTGCTTGATGCCCGTGGTTATTCACTCGGTGCAGAACTGCTGGTCAAGAAAACCGCGGGCCGGGTCAATGGCTGGCTCGCCTATTCCTGGATGTGGACCAGGAGGGAGGCGGACGGTGAAACCTATTATCCTCATTATGACCGCCGGCACAGTCTGAACCTGGTGCTTAACTTTCCGGCAGTTCTTTTGGGGTATGATCTCAGTCTGCGCTGGACACTGGGCACCGGCCTGCCCTATGCCGGGATTGCCGGTTTTTATTACCGGACGATTGAGCGGCCCGGGGGTCCGGCAGAAAGACAGCTGGAGCTGATTTACAGTGACCGGGATGCCTTCCGGTATCCGGCATATCACCGGCTGGATCTCAGTCTGAGCCGGACCGGCAGGCTGGGCAGGTTTGAGGCTTCGGTATTTCTGGATATCATCAATCTTTATAATGCCCGGAATGTTCTGCTATATTACTGGGACACCGCTGCAGATGGCAGACCGGTGCGCCATCAGGTCAGTATGCTACCAACCCTGCCGACACTGGGTATCAGGATGAAATTCTGA
- a CDS encoding flavodoxin family protein — protein sequence MKKRVLVLEGSPRRGNTALVTDWVLEGLGKKGVEVRRVRVCELNIAGCQECFGCRAEKRSAGCQQDDDMLELYDLIVDADLVIWTSPIFCWGVTSQLKAVVDRCFALLNGESLLKSSNWALILTAGGDHYDGADLAVEMFRRLAEFGKANYLGQLVVPSCSEPGVLKRRQEVIESARRFGRDLRSQIIG from the coding sequence ATGAAAAAAAGGGTGCTGGTCCTGGAGGGCAGTCCGCGCCGGGGAAATACGGCACTCGTGACCGACTGGGTGCTGGAAGGACTGGGTAAAAAAGGGGTGGAGGTCCGGCGGGTGCGGGTGTGCGAGCTGAATATCGCCGGCTGCCAGGAGTGCTTCGGTTGCCGGGCGGAGAAGAGGAGTGCCGGCTGTCAGCAGGATGATGACATGCTGGAGCTTTATGATCTGATCGTCGATGCCGACCTGGTGATCTGGACGAGTCCGATCTTCTGCTGGGGAGTAACGAGTCAGCTCAAGGCGGTGGTGGATCGCTGTTTTGCTCTGCTCAATGGGGAGAGTCTGCTCAAGAGTTCAAACTGGGCGCTGATTCTGACCGCGGGCGGGGATCACTATGACGGTGCGGATCTGGCGGTTGAGATGTTCCGACGGCTGGCTGAATTCGGCAAGGCGAACTATTTAGGGCAGCTGGTGGTTCCCAGCTGTTCCGAACCGGGGGTGTTGAAAAGACGGCAGGAGGTTATTGAGTCTGCCCGGCGCTTTGGCCGGGACCTGCGCAGTCAGATAATCGGCTGA
- a CDS encoding nitroreductase family protein, which yields MSSDSPFLELCRKRRSVRRFADRPVEREKLFLALEAARLAPSADNFQPWRFVVFDEPEKKQALADAVFKGVFAASSRFARAPVLVALLIRENVIVNRVAGGIAGNQFQLIDAGIAGEHFVLACAEQGLGTCWIGWFDSRALLRHLGLRRGYRAVALFAVGYPADENQERIPRRKRLEEIAFFNRAPE from the coding sequence ATGAGCAGTGATTCACCGTTTCTTGAGCTGTGCCGTAAGCGGCGGTCGGTGCGCCGGTTTGCGGACCGACCGGTGGAGCGGGAGAAACTGTTTCTGGCACTGGAGGCGGCACGGCTCGCACCTTCAGCGGACAATTTTCAGCCCTGGCGGTTTGTCGTATTTGATGAGCCGGAAAAGAAGCAGGCGCTGGCCGATGCGGTGTTCAAGGGTGTCTTTGCCGCCTCCAGCCGTTTTGCCCGGGCACCGGTGCTGGTGGCGCTGCTGATCCGGGAGAATGTTATTGTCAACCGGGTGGCAGGCGGTATCGCCGGCAATCAGTTTCAGCTGATTGATGCCGGTATTGCGGGAGAGCATTTTGTCCTTGCCTGCGCCGAGCAGGGGCTCGGGACCTGCTGGATCGGCTGGTTTGACTCCCGGGCGTTGTTGCGTCACCTGGGGCTGAGACGGGGTTATCGGGCGGTGGCGCTGTTTGCGGTCGGGTATCCGGCAGATGAAAATCAGGAGCGTATCCCGCGGCGCAAACGGCTCGAGGAGATCGCCTTTTTCAACCGGGCGCCAGAGTGA